From a region of the Fervidicoccaceae archaeon genome:
- a CDS encoding 2-oxoacid:acceptor oxidoreductase family protein — MLEIIFHGRGGQGAVTSSELLASAASKEGYEAQAFSFYGAERRGAPVFAFLRIDKKRILRHGMFFRADSLVVLDKGLFNFQDFKRVRIKKGGKLIVNAEQGSGSFFASKVEREGEISVYSINATKIALEEGLVIAGWPLVNTPILGALVKINAMPSLNSLIEAVREKFEGQLGEKNARAVKRAFEEVHFEGDFPWK, encoded by the coding sequence ATGCTAGAAATAATATTCCATGGAAGAGGAGGGCAGGGAGCTGTTACATCCTCTGAGCTGCTGGCATCAGCAGCTAGCAAGGAGGGATATGAAGCGCAGGCATTCTCATTTTATGGTGCAGAGAGGAGAGGTGCCCCAGTCTTTGCTTTTCTGCGAATAGATAAGAAGAGAATTCTCAGGCATGGAATGTTTTTTAGAGCAGATTCCCTAGTAGTCCTTGACAAAGGCTTGTTCAACTTTCAGGATTTCAAGAGAGTCAGGATAAAAAAAGGAGGAAAGCTGATAGTTAATGCTGAGCAGGGAAGCGGAAGTTTCTTTGCGAGCAAGGTCGAGAGGGAAGGAGAGATAAGCGTTTACTCAATAAATGCAACAAAGATTGCCCTGGAAGAGGGCCTGGTTATTGCTGGTTGGCCCTTGGTCAACACTCCAATTCTTGGCGCTCTCGTTAAAATAAATGCCATGCCTAGCCTGAATTCCCTCATTGAAGCAGTGAGGGAAAAATTTGAAGGCCAGCTTGGTGAGAAAAATGCGAGAGCAGTGAAGAGGGCATTTGAAGAGGTTCATTTTGAGGGTGATTTTCCATGGAAGTGA
- a CDS encoding 4Fe-4S binding protein, translating to MEVNLRIVETSDKIPISFPSEGAGGRTGSWRLERPIVNNDKCTRCFLCEIYCPVNVIDVRREGVLIDYNYCKGCGICMRVCPQKAITMIPESEEGK from the coding sequence ATGGAAGTGAACCTGAGAATTGTGGAGACAAGCGACAAAATTCCCATATCATTCCCATCTGAGGGAGCAGGAGGGAGGACTGGAAGCTGGAGATTGGAGAGGCCAATTGTCAACAATGACAAATGCACAAGATGCTTTCTCTGTGAGATCTACTGTCCAGTAAACGTTATTGATGTCAGAAGGGAAGGGGTTCTCATTGATTATAACTACTGCAAAGGATGTGGCATATGCATGAGAGTTTGTCCGCAGAAAGCTATAACAATGATTCCTGAGAGTGAGGAGGGGAAATGA